A single window of Laspinema palackyanum D2c DNA harbors:
- a CDS encoding serine/threonine phosphatase, translating into MLVCSKCHFENPNSNKFCQKCGMSLTHKSCGQCGTPVLASDLNCHNCGAITGQIWLAIVDRQRVPENAEVADAVETPVVEESVSVATGQTAEMAVASVSAPLEPDIPQEPEIESEAGTEEELPEEIASETSEVDTIASLSEVVEQVRESTEPSETLGVEADVETSAVATLEESSLETEPAIEQTDLDSPETDLSEEQSSRVASAAAALEIPEEPDEILPAWSFLDQEKRYQLLEDLALNQLTQGEIEVKVLDCVPLQQSPLLALSSHPVEIPDRMDHPTPALALAIPAIAKAYLALHSQFYAIVPAIHDAWHWGDRRVILLEDRSTQPFLMEYVQTNPILPSQILHWLQEVTELWIGLEPWHCQQSLLEPQNLRLDVEDQILCLQRLYPDLPDATPRFTAVGQFWQTLLNSAQLTPETEEDESSELQQVVAELLEVEWDSVEGLRSRLQTLQSQLQPATPISSPQSDPIYLGAITDNLDMDDSPTMVMPILLENLEASGQTDIGRQRTHNEDDFGIETLVKQRQGARAFSTHHKGLYILCDGMGGHEGGEIASALAVEKLREYFHQYWQDSLPNKEVISTGVLFANQGIYDLNQAEQRGGSGRMGTTLVMVLVEDQNVAVAHVGDSRLYRFTRTRGLQQVTVDHEVGQREIQRGVDPETAYLRPDAYQLTQALGPRNEDFVSPEVQFFKIEEDTLLILASDGLTDNDLLETHYLTHLEPLLNAEMPLEPGVKALIELANQYNGHDNITAIAVRALVRER; encoded by the coding sequence ATGCTTGTCTGCTCTAAATGCCATTTCGAGAACCCAAACTCTAACAAGTTTTGTCAAAAATGTGGGATGTCCCTCACCCATAAATCCTGTGGGCAATGTGGAACCCCGGTGCTTGCCAGTGATTTAAACTGCCATAATTGCGGTGCCATCACGGGGCAAATTTGGCTGGCGATCGTCGATCGCCAACGAGTACCTGAGAATGCCGAGGTTGCAGACGCGGTTGAGACTCCAGTGGTTGAGGAATCCGTATCTGTGGCAACCGGGCAGACGGCGGAAATGGCTGTGGCGTCCGTCTCGGCACCTCTGGAACCCGATATCCCACAAGAACCGGAAATAGAATCCGAGGCAGGGACAGAGGAAGAACTCCCCGAGGAGATCGCCTCTGAGACTTCCGAGGTTGATACCATCGCCAGTCTGTCGGAAGTGGTGGAACAAGTCCGGGAAAGTACAGAACCCTCGGAAACCCTGGGAGTTGAGGCGGATGTAGAAACCTCCGCAGTCGCCACCCTGGAGGAATCCTCCCTGGAGACAGAACCGGCAATAGAACAGACGGACCTGGATAGTCCTGAGACTGACCTATCTGAAGAACAATCCTCCAGGGTGGCATCGGCGGCAGCAGCATTAGAAATCCCCGAGGAACCCGACGAGATTCTGCCTGCCTGGTCCTTTTTAGACCAAGAGAAACGCTATCAACTGTTGGAGGATTTGGCCTTAAATCAACTCACCCAGGGGGAAATTGAGGTGAAGGTACTAGATTGCGTTCCCCTGCAACAATCGCCCCTCTTGGCTTTGAGTTCTCACCCTGTAGAAATCCCCGATCGCATGGATCATCCCACTCCCGCTTTGGCCCTGGCAATTCCGGCAATCGCCAAAGCATATCTGGCCCTCCACTCCCAATTTTATGCGATCGTTCCGGCGATCCATGATGCATGGCACTGGGGCGATCGCCGGGTCATCCTCTTAGAAGACCGTTCCACCCAACCATTCCTAATGGAATATGTTCAAACTAACCCCATCCTTCCCTCCCAAATCCTGCACTGGTTGCAGGAAGTGACGGAACTCTGGATCGGATTAGAACCCTGGCACTGTCAGCAAAGTTTACTAGAACCGCAAAATCTCCGTCTTGATGTAGAAGACCAAATTCTGTGTCTACAACGGTTATATCCTGATCTGCCCGATGCCACCCCCAGGTTCACCGCAGTGGGGCAGTTTTGGCAAACTCTCTTGAATTCGGCACAACTGACACCGGAGACAGAAGAGGATGAGAGTTCTGAATTACAACAGGTGGTGGCAGAATTACTTGAAGTCGAGTGGGACAGTGTAGAAGGACTGCGATCGCGCCTGCAAACCCTCCAATCTCAACTCCAACCGGCAACTCCCATCAGTTCCCCCCAATCTGACCCGATTTACCTCGGAGCAATCACCGATAACCTCGATATGGATGACAGTCCCACGATGGTCATGCCGATTCTGTTAGAAAACCTCGAAGCATCGGGACAGACGGATATTGGACGGCAACGTACCCATAACGAAGACGATTTTGGCATTGAAACCCTAGTCAAGCAGCGTCAGGGTGCTAGAGCGTTTTCTACCCACCACAAGGGGCTTTACATTCTTTGTGATGGCATGGGAGGACATGAAGGCGGGGAAATCGCTAGTGCTTTAGCGGTGGAAAAGTTGCGGGAATATTTCCATCAATATTGGCAGGATAGCTTACCGAATAAAGAGGTCATCTCCACCGGGGTTCTGTTTGCCAATCAGGGGATTTATGACCTGAACCAAGCCGAACAACGCGGGGGCAGTGGGCGCATGGGGACCACCCTGGTGATGGTGTTGGTTGAAGATCAGAATGTAGCCGTTGCTCATGTGGGAGATAGTCGGCTGTATCGCTTTACTCGCACTCGGGGATTGCAGCAAGTTACGGTGGATCATGAAGTGGGGCAACGGGAAATTCAGCGCGGTGTGGATCCCGAAACGGCCTACTTGCGTCCCGATGCCTACCAACTCACCCAGGCGCTGGGTCCTCGCAATGAGGATTTTGTTAGCCCCGAGGTGCAGTTTTTTAAGATAGAGGAAGATACTTTATTGATTCTGGCTTCTGATGGTCTGACGGATAATGATTTGTTAGAGACTCACTATTTGACTCATCTCGAACCCCTCCTAAATGCAGAAATGCCGTTAGAGCCTGGGGTTAAGGCGTTAATTGAGTTAGCGAATCAATATAACGGTCACGATAATATTACGGCGATCGCCGTTCGTGCTCTAGTCCGTGAACGATAA
- a CDS encoding YciI family protein, with the protein MPKYVMWGSYCEDVLEKRAPYRQAHLDGISAQKAAGLVITLGPTQDVTKVFGIYEAPDEQTVREAIEGDPYWKNGIWTEYEVKEWIQAF; encoded by the coding sequence ATGCCGAAGTATGTAATGTGGGGCAGCTACTGCGAAGATGTTCTGGAAAAACGCGCCCCTTATCGACAAGCGCACCTAGATGGAATCAGCGCCCAAAAAGCAGCGGGTTTAGTGATTACCCTGGGTCCTACGCAAGATGTCACCAAAGTGTTTGGGATTTATGAAGCCCCAGATGAACAAACCGTCCGGGAGGCGATCGAGGGTGACCCTTATTGGAAAAATGGGATTTGGACCGAATACGAGGTCAAGGAATGGATCCAAGCATTTTAA
- the pheT gene encoding phenylalanine--tRNA ligase subunit beta has protein sequence MRISLNWLRELIDITMSPEELAHTLTMAGFEVEDIEDRRSWANGVVLGKIIEREQHPNADKLSVCKVNIGGDSPLNIVCGAPNARADIYVAVAPIGTYLPKIDLKIKKAKLRGVPSEGMICSLAELGLAKESEGIHHFHLENPQLGTAVSPLLGLDDVILDLTSTANRADALSMVGVAREVAALTGASLRLPTASGTDITSGGKGLSLKIDESKACPAYIGTEITGVKIAPSPLWLQQRLQAAGVRPINNVVDVTNYILLEWGQPLHAFDRDRLQTLAGGDSLTLGVRFAQSGETFKTLDGQTRTLQAQNLLITANNQPVAIAGVMGGEETEVYEGTQNLILEAALFDPPAVRRSSRAVGLRTESSARYERGVNYAGLETACDRAIALFLELAGGTPVHQQIADARPEELRVGGSVQSIELRRDRVNQVLGPINQGEGTGELQATDIEPILTALGCTLTGITPGQVWSVQVPPYRARDLEREIDLIEEIARLYGYDKFCETLPTQSAAGQLGPEQQARRDLRSAFRSAGLTELMHYSLVKAEQENQIALANPLFVEYSALRTEMLSGAIDAFEYNLAQGNGPLNGFELGRTFWKDSEGLKEQEAIAGIVGGDPTLGRWVRSGREQPMSWYEAKGILESVCDRLGLEITYRPESNAYPTLLHPGRTASLWLQDRNIGVFGQLHPQLRQDRGLPDEVYIFQMELQPILDVLTQDTFGRKFSAYSSYPSSDRDLAFYAPVEVAVSELTGVMSQSAGSLLESVELFDDYRGQNVPEGQRSLAFRLVYRASDRTLTDEEIEPAHQKVRDALVSQFAVSLRS, from the coding sequence ATGCGGATTTCTCTAAACTGGTTGCGGGAACTGATAGACATCACGATGTCTCCAGAAGAGTTAGCCCATACGCTGACGATGGCTGGATTTGAAGTAGAAGACATCGAAGATCGGCGCAGTTGGGCCAACGGCGTCGTGTTGGGAAAAATTATCGAGCGTGAACAACATCCCAATGCCGATAAACTAAGCGTCTGCAAGGTCAATATTGGCGGGGATTCCCCTTTAAATATTGTCTGTGGCGCACCCAACGCCAGGGCTGATATTTATGTCGCCGTGGCCCCGATTGGGACGTATCTGCCCAAAATTGACTTAAAAATTAAAAAGGCTAAACTGCGCGGCGTCCCCTCTGAGGGGATGATTTGCTCGTTAGCCGAATTAGGTTTGGCGAAGGAATCCGAAGGGATTCATCACTTTCACCTGGAAAACCCTCAATTAGGGACGGCAGTTTCTCCGTTGTTAGGTCTGGATGATGTAATTTTAGACTTAACATCCACGGCAAATCGGGCTGATGCCTTGAGTATGGTGGGGGTAGCCCGGGAAGTGGCGGCCCTGACTGGGGCCTCGTTACGATTACCGACTGCCTCGGGCACAGATATTACATCCGGTGGCAAGGGTCTGTCCTTAAAAATTGACGAATCCAAAGCCTGTCCTGCCTATATTGGCACCGAAATCACCGGGGTGAAAATTGCTCCTTCTCCTCTGTGGTTGCAGCAGCGTCTCCAAGCGGCAGGGGTGCGTCCGATTAATAATGTGGTGGATGTCACGAATTACATTCTGTTGGAATGGGGACAGCCGTTACACGCTTTCGATCGCGATCGCCTCCAAACCCTCGCCGGAGGAGATTCCCTCACTCTCGGCGTCCGGTTTGCTCAATCTGGGGAAACCTTCAAAACCCTCGACGGTCAAACCCGCACTCTGCAAGCTCAAAATCTCTTGATTACGGCGAATAATCAGCCGGTGGCGATCGCTGGGGTGATGGGTGGGGAGGAAACTGAAGTCTATGAAGGGACGCAGAATTTAATTTTAGAGGCGGCATTGTTTGACCCTCCGGCAGTGCGGCGATCGTCTCGCGCGGTGGGGTTACGCACGGAGTCCTCGGCGCGCTATGAACGGGGGGTGAATTATGCGGGATTAGAAACCGCTTGCGATCGCGCGATCGCCCTGTTCCTAGAACTCGCAGGCGGTACTCCCGTCCATCAACAAATTGCCGATGCACGTCCGGAAGAACTGCGCGTCGGGGGTTCGGTCCAATCCATCGAACTGCGCCGCGATCGCGTTAATCAGGTTCTCGGACCCATCAACCAAGGGGAAGGCACGGGAGAATTACAAGCAACGGATATCGAACCGATTCTCACTGCCTTGGGATGTACCCTCACAGGGATTACCCCCGGTCAAGTCTGGTCGGTGCAAGTACCACCCTATCGGGCTCGGGACTTGGAACGGGAAATCGATTTAATCGAAGAAATTGCCCGTCTTTATGGGTATGACAAGTTCTGCGAAACCTTACCAACCCAAAGTGCTGCCGGTCAACTTGGACCCGAACAACAGGCAAGGCGAGATTTGCGATCGGCCTTCCGCAGTGCGGGTTTGACGGAACTGATGCATTATTCGTTAGTTAAGGCTGAACAGGAGAATCAAATTGCGTTAGCTAATCCCCTGTTTGTGGAATATTCTGCCTTACGGACGGAAATGCTCTCTGGGGCAATTGATGCGTTTGAGTATAATTTAGCCCAAGGCAATGGTCCGCTGAATGGGTTTGAGTTGGGTCGCACATTCTGGAAAGATAGCGAAGGACTGAAGGAACAAGAGGCGATCGCCGGAATTGTAGGCGGTGATCCGACCCTAGGCCGCTGGGTCCGCAGTGGTCGGGAACAACCAATGTCCTGGTATGAGGCGAAAGGGATTCTGGAAAGTGTCTGCGATCGCCTCGGACTGGAAATCACTTATCGTCCGGAATCCAATGCCTATCCCACTCTGTTACATCCGGGACGAACGGCTTCTTTGTGGTTGCAGGACCGGAATATTGGGGTTTTTGGCCAACTCCATCCCCAACTCCGACAAGACCGAGGACTGCCTGATGAGGTGTATATCTTCCAGATGGAGTTACAACCCATTTTAGATGTTCTCACGCAAGATACATTTGGACGCAAGTTTAGCGCTTACTCCTCCTATCCCTCATCAGACCGGGATTTGGCTTTCTATGCGCCGGTTGAGGTAGCGGTAAGTGAGCTCACCGGGGTGATGAGTCAGTCTGCGGGGTCTTTGTTAGAGTCCGTGGAACTGTTCGATGATTATCGGGGACAGAATGTGCCGGAAGGACAACGGAGTTTAGCCTTTCGACTGGTCTATCGGGCCAGCGATCGCACCCTCACTGATGAAGAGATAGAACCGGCCCATCAAAAGGTTCGGGATGCCTTAGTCAGTCAGTTTGCGGTGAGTTTGCGAAGCTAA
- a CDS encoding serine/threonine-protein kinase, with translation MSYCVNPACPEPKNADEALQCQACGSNLLLRDRYRVLKALGQGGFGATFVAVDDLLPGKPVCVIKQLRPASTSPRVLDMARQLFEREAKTLGKIGNHPQVPRLLDYFESDRQFYLVQEYVGGQTLKQEAKRNGPFSEFAVKQFLREILPLVKYLHDNEVIHRDIKPANIIRRDVDNQLVLIDFGAVKDQVSQTALLNANSTGETAFTSFAIGTPGFAPQEQMALRPVYASDIYAVGATCLYLLTGKSPKHFDYDPMTTELIWRPFVYVSDSFAAVLEKMLAASVRDRYQSPEEALRALDVESHRQTLSEGLSTRRKDVSQQEEETRLEEKNHHALSPAAREVELLRTRRANKKAKAASRGATALNSAMNSNPSFATSFRTQTLAPSSVASDGILDAKAVRLAYGKGKRDFGDCNLTGLDLRSSTLSGANFYDAKLNRVNFQGSDLVSANFGRASLVKACLRDSNLTKAYFVNANLEGADLRGADLMEASFTQANLRGANLCGANLTGARISETQLAMARTNWLTIKPNGKRGIF, from the coding sequence ATGAGCTACTGCGTCAATCCCGCCTGTCCGGAACCTAAAAATGCCGACGAAGCCCTCCAGTGTCAAGCCTGTGGCTCAAATTTACTCCTGCGCGATCGCTATCGCGTACTTAAAGCATTGGGTCAAGGTGGTTTTGGAGCTACGTTTGTAGCCGTAGACGACCTATTGCCTGGAAAGCCTGTCTGCGTGATTAAGCAACTGCGCCCCGCCTCAACCTCGCCTCGGGTGCTGGACATGGCAAGGCAACTATTTGAGCGCGAGGCGAAAACCTTGGGGAAAATTGGCAATCATCCCCAAGTCCCTAGACTCCTAGATTACTTTGAAAGCGATCGCCAATTTTATTTAGTTCAGGAATATGTTGGGGGTCAAACCCTCAAACAAGAAGCCAAGCGCAATGGACCTTTTAGCGAATTTGCGGTCAAACAATTTCTGCGGGAAATCCTGCCCTTGGTCAAATATCTGCATGATAATGAAGTCATCCATCGGGATATCAAACCCGCCAATATCATTCGCCGGGACGTGGATAATCAGTTAGTTTTGATTGACTTTGGGGCAGTCAAGGACCAAGTGAGTCAAACTGCATTGCTCAACGCCAATTCCACCGGAGAAACCGCCTTTACCTCTTTTGCGATCGGGACCCCGGGTTTTGCCCCCCAAGAACAAATGGCATTGCGCCCGGTGTATGCCAGTGATATCTATGCCGTGGGAGCCACTTGCCTGTATCTGCTCACCGGCAAATCCCCCAAGCATTTCGACTATGACCCGATGACAACCGAACTGATCTGGCGTCCCTTCGTTTATGTCAGTGATAGTTTTGCAGCGGTCCTGGAAAAAATGCTGGCAGCTTCCGTGCGCGATCGCTACCAAAGCCCAGAAGAAGCCCTCCGCGCCCTCGATGTAGAATCCCACCGTCAAACCCTTTCCGAAGGACTCTCGACGCGACGCAAAGACGTATCCCAGCAAGAAGAAGAAACCCGACTCGAAGAAAAAAATCACCACGCATTATCCCCTGCCGCCCGAGAAGTGGAATTACTGCGAACGCGCCGCGCCAATAAAAAGGCCAAAGCCGCCAGTCGCGGGGCCACTGCCTTAAATTCAGCGATGAATTCTAATCCCAGTTTTGCCACGAGCTTTCGTACCCAAACCTTAGCCCCTTCCAGTGTTGCCAGTGATGGCATCTTAGATGCCAAGGCAGTTCGCCTTGCTTATGGCAAGGGCAAACGAGACTTTGGCGACTGCAATCTCACAGGCTTAGACTTGCGGTCCTCTACCCTATCCGGCGCTAATTTTTATGACGCCAAGCTCAATCGCGTCAACTTCCAAGGGTCGGACCTCGTAAGTGCCAACTTCGGACGTGCCAGTTTAGTCAAAGCTTGTCTACGGGATAGCAATTTAACCAAAGCCTATTTTGTCAATGCCAATTTAGAAGGCGCGGACCTCCGAGGGGCGGACTTGATGGAAGCCTCCTTTACCCAAGCCAATCTACGCGGGGCCAACCTCTGCGGGGCCAACCTCACCGGGGCCAGAATCAGCGAAACCCAACTGGCGATGGCCCGCACCAACTGGTTAACCATTAAACCCAATGGCAAACGGGGAATCTTTTAG
- a CDS encoding DUF427 domain-containing protein: MPKALWNGAILAESDRCEVVEGNQYFPPDSIKSEYFQESNTHTNCPWKGQASYYDIVVEGEVNKDAAWYYPNVKDAAKQIKGYVAFWRGVKVEL; this comes from the coding sequence ATGCCCAAAGCCTTATGGAATGGAGCCATCTTAGCCGAGAGCGATCGCTGTGAAGTTGTGGAAGGAAACCAATATTTTCCCCCTGACTCCATCAAGTCGGAATATTTCCAAGAGAGTAATACCCACACCAATTGCCCTTGGAAGGGTCAAGCCAGTTATTACGATATCGTGGTTGAGGGTGAGGTGAATAAAGATGCCGCCTGGTACTATCCCAATGTTAAAGATGCTGCCAAGCAAATTAAAGGATATGTCGCCTTCTGGCGTGGAGTCAAGGTAGAACTCTAA
- a CDS encoding helix-turn-helix domain-containing protein — MDAAGEELFEQLRVLRQEIANERGVPPFVVFQDITLKAMAQERPQSLAALKQIYGVGKHKLAEYGERFITAIQAYCQPRGLEESAPPDILESEVKSDPSFTQLLTLEYHQKGMSIAEIAAKRNLKETRVEYHLIELLEMEQPVDIHRLVPVQRQQVIIQALELLGSNLLRPVYEHLEEKYSYNELRLVRAAWQRNLCGNLQSVEDELEF; from the coding sequence TTGGATGCAGCGGGGGAAGAGTTATTTGAGCAGTTGCGCGTCCTGCGCCAGGAAATTGCCAATGAGCGAGGAGTTCCGCCCTTTGTGGTTTTTCAAGATATTACCTTGAAAGCGATGGCCCAAGAACGTCCCCAATCTTTGGCGGCATTGAAACAAATCTACGGGGTGGGAAAGCATAAACTGGCGGAATATGGCGAGCGGTTTATTACCGCAATTCAAGCCTACTGTCAACCCAGAGGACTGGAGGAAAGCGCGCCGCCGGACATTCTTGAATCAGAGGTGAAGTCCGACCCTTCTTTTACTCAGTTACTCACCCTAGAATACCATCAAAAGGGGATGAGTATTGCGGAAATTGCGGCGAAGCGAAATCTGAAAGAGACCCGGGTGGAATATCATTTAATTGAACTGCTGGAAATGGAGCAGCCGGTGGATATTCACCGCTTGGTTCCAGTGCAACGGCAGCAGGTGATTATCCAAGCATTGGAATTATTGGGTTCTAATCTGCTGAGGCCAGTTTATGAACATTTGGAGGAAAAATATAGCTACAATGAGCTGAGGTTAGTTCGGGCGGCTTGGCAACGGAATCTCTGTGGGAATCTTCAGTCTGTAGAGGATGAATTGGAGTTTTAA
- a CDS encoding antibiotic biosynthesis monooxygenase, with protein MTEFMDFLRHKYAYVAIGEFKPGKFEEAKQLYAKAVSTYTQGFKGAYLLQQPNTDKGIAVIFWDDIDAMESNHSEAYAAILNEISHLFAKPPSTGFYDVCTEFPAPESVAVE; from the coding sequence ATGACCGAGTTTATGGATTTTCTCAGACATAAATATGCTTATGTGGCGATCGGGGAATTCAAACCGGGTAAATTTGAAGAAGCCAAGCAATTGTACGCCAAAGCCGTCTCTACTTACACCCAAGGGTTTAAGGGAGCCTATTTACTGCAACAGCCAAATACCGATAAAGGGATTGCGGTGATTTTTTGGGATGATATCGACGCGATGGAGTCTAACCACAGTGAGGCTTATGCGGCAATTTTAAACGAAATTTCCCATCTATTTGCCAAACCCCCGAGCACAGGGTTCTATGACGTTTGTACCGAATTTCCGGCACCGGAGTCTGTGGCAGTGGAGTAA
- a CDS encoding DUF3616 domain-containing protein — protein sequence MSHSFLLSRILLKFDPETQERVGDLSAVTFTPDGSLWVGSDELLTLERLSLIEPYVYGNHQTFEIGEFIELFNNEDEIDIEGMDYSEGYLWFTGSHSTKRKKPKGKSPEKDISRLAQVKTEANRYLVARIPIQGGIPVQGCPDPFNSDRQLTAASLEKTETGNILIDALEKDVHFGSIIASELPSKENGLDIEGLAVRGSKILMGFRGPVLRGWAVIIQLEVEESEPGILTLKEIGPEGRLYKKHFLDLSGLGIREICLDGDDLIVLAGPTLDLDGGMKMFRLTGVFEREGDTLIAQDETELKVLFDLPFKLGTDRGEGLALMPCLGQPNSLLVVYDSPDPARIVNNDSVFGDVFRL from the coding sequence ATGTCTCACTCTTTTTTACTCAGTCGAATTCTGCTTAAATTTGACCCTGAAACCCAGGAACGGGTGGGAGATTTATCCGCCGTTACCTTTACTCCCGATGGTTCCTTATGGGTCGGTTCCGATGAATTGCTAACCCTCGAACGGCTTTCTCTGATTGAACCTTATGTGTATGGAAATCATCAAACCTTTGAAATCGGCGAATTTATTGAGTTATTTAATAACGAAGATGAAATCGATATCGAAGGAATGGATTACTCGGAGGGCTACCTTTGGTTTACCGGATCTCATAGTACAAAACGCAAAAAGCCGAAAGGGAAGAGTCCGGAAAAAGATATCAGCAGGCTGGCCCAAGTCAAAACCGAGGCCAATCGCTATTTAGTGGCAAGAATTCCCATTCAAGGGGGAATTCCCGTTCAAGGCTGTCCCGACCCATTCAATAGCGATCGCCAACTGACTGCGGCTTCCTTGGAAAAAACTGAAACCGGCAATATTCTAATAGACGCCCTAGAAAAAGATGTTCATTTTGGTTCCATTATCGCCTCGGAGCTTCCCAGCAAAGAAAATGGATTAGATATCGAAGGATTGGCCGTTCGCGGGTCTAAAATTTTGATGGGGTTTCGCGGTCCTGTGCTCCGAGGTTGGGCGGTGATTATTCAACTCGAAGTCGAAGAAAGCGAACCGGGAATTTTAACCCTCAAAGAAATTGGCCCAGAAGGACGACTGTATAAAAAGCATTTTTTGGATCTCAGTGGGTTAGGAATTCGAGAAATATGTTTAGACGGCGATGATTTAATTGTTTTAGCCGGTCCAACTTTAGATTTAGACGGGGGAATGAAAATGTTCCGGTTGACCGGGGTATTTGAGCGGGAAGGAGATACCCTCATCGCCCAGGATGAGACGGAATTAAAAGTTTTATTTGATTTACCGTTTAAGTTAGGAACCGATCGCGGGGAAGGGTTGGCCCTGATGCCTTGTTTGGGACAACCCAATTCTTTGTTAGTAGTTTATGATTCCCCGGACCCGGCGAGAATCGTTAATAATGATTCAGTCTTTGGAGATGTGTTTCGCCTGTGA